DNA from Spirochaetota bacterium:
CTTGTAGGCCATATGCCGGTTTTCTACTATATAATACCCGAGATAATAATAGGCAAGGCCCAGTGACGCTGCATGTTCCGCTTCCCTGATGACGCTGTAGGTGCCGAGGCGGTATTCCTCAAAGGATGTCCGGTAGATATAATACACCGAGCTCAACCCCTTGAGGGATAAATCTATAAAACCGATCCCTATGAGCTCCCCCCGGTGGTAATACTCGGACTGCATCGTGGGGCAGGACCTGGTGTAAAAGGCGGCGAAAAAATCATTCTCGTCGCTCTCCTTGCCGAAGCGGTTCAATGAGTGGTCGCGGTATATCTCGTATATCTCGTCCCGGTAATCAAGATCCCTGAAGCGCACCTCTATGGCGTCGCAGCGGCGCGCCACCCGGCGCTGGCTCTTGGTGGGCGCCAGTTCCCCGGCGATGACCCGCAGGGGAACGCATTTCCGGCAGTCGCCGCAGCTCGGCCGGAAGTAATATTCGCCGAACTTCCGCCATCCCCTGCTGAAAAGCTCTTCCAGGTCGGTGGCCGATAGGTCGTAGGCGAAAAAGTACTCGAACCGGCACTGTCGGTCCGGCAGGTAGGAGCAGGGCCCCCAGGGGCTCAACTGCGCTTCTTGAAGGAGTATCATAGTATCAGCTGCAGCGCCCCGAGGATGGCCATGGAAAAAACGAGGGTGTAGGAATACATTCCGCTGAATTCATTGGCTTCCTTGTTTCTGAACAACAGGTGAATGACGCCATGAAATATGAGAAAACTATTAATAATGATGGTGAAAACGCCATACGAGGCGCTGCCGCTGTTCATGATAAAATAGAGGATAATGAAGCAGAGGGGCAGATGAAGGATCGAAAATACCAGATAACCACGCTCTTCCGGCATGTCCTTCAAAACGACAAAGAGCTTCCATTCCTTTCTGCGGATTGCGTCCATCTCGTGGAGGATCAGGAGCGAAATGTTGAGTATGAAGAGATAGTTCTTAACCATATGCCGGCCCCTTATAATAATGATTTTTCATTTCAAAAAAGCATTTTTCCATTACCTTGTCATCGCGAGCAAAGCGAAGCGATCTTGCTATTGATCCAGCAATAGACCTTCTAAAAGATAACGTGTTTCATGCAAATCCATGCGGATTACTTCACCGCGCCCAGTTTGATCAGCGTGTCAATCTGATCCTGATTTGCGTTTGTTTTCCTGGATATGGTCAACGCTGTTTCCCCTGACTTGGTCACTATGTTTACATTGGCGCCTTTTTTTGCAAGATATTCAATTCCCTGGGAAAAATCATGGCTCAGGTACCCGCCCCCGCCTTTCTTTGACGCCGGGTATGACATGACGCGGGAAAGCATGCTCAGCAGCACAGATATCCCGTAATTATCCACCGAGTTGATATTACCGCCATTTTTAATAAAAAAATCTATATCATTGAAAAACTTGCTCCATCCGCCATACACCTCGGTATACACCAACAGGTCATAGAGCATTGTCTGCCCGTGTGAATCCCTGATATTTATATCAGCGCCCTTTTTCAAGAGATAGGAGCATATCTCATGATCATAACCGGCAAGATGGAGCGGGGGCGTTCCATTTTTATTGGGTAAATTCGGATCAGCGCCATGTTTAAAAAGGACCACAAGGTATTTATTAATTGTCCTGTAGTATTCCTTCTTTTGCAGCAGATGCGTCAACGGTGTTTCTCCCTTGTCGTTATAGCCATTGACATTAGTGCGATTGACCGCGCGGGAAAATGCCTTGAAATCTTCATTGTCAATCGCTATACAAATAGCATTGTTCTCCTGGGCGAATATGGAGAGCGAAAAGGCGCATATAACAATTCCGAGTAAATTCTTTATCACGACAGTTCCTCCGATTATTTCCCCTTTATATCGGATTAATTGAATATATCTCTAATAGATCCGTGGCATCAACAGTTTTATGTTTTTCATCTATTCTATCTATTGATCTGAAAAATGATTAATCAACACTTTTTCTTCAAATGTTGATTTTATTTCAATGATTATCACATAACAGTAGTTATTTTATTTTCATTTTAAGTCGATCTTGAAAAAATTCAGCGCAAGAAAAAATTTTCAACTTTTAGAGACATAATCCATAAAATAATTGACATTTTTTTGATATGTGTTATATTTTTTCATAAGCAGTTAAAAATGAAAGAAAAAATAATCATAAAAGATCTTCGCAAATCATTTGGACCCAAGGTTGTTCTTGATGGTCTCGATCTTACTGTGTACGATAGCGAAATACTCTGCATCATCGGCATCAGCGGCGTGGGAAAATCAGTCATCCTGAAAAATCTTATCGGCATTCTCGATCCCGACAGCGGCTCCATTCATGTGGACGGCGTTGAATTCACCGGCGCGGACGCTGAAACACGCCACCGCATCCTCGCGAAATACGGAATTCTCTTCCAGGGAGCGGCGCTCTTCGATTCGCTCAACATATACGATAACGTTGCCTTTGGCCTCAGAAGAAAAAAAGTCCCGGAGGAGACGATAGAAAAGACGGTGACGGAGATGCTCGAGAACGTCGGCCTCAGGGGAGTTGAATCAAAACGTGTTTCTGAACTCTCCGGAGGCATGCAGAAGCGCGCTGGACTCGCCCGGTCCATCGCGCTGCGGCCTGAGATCATGCTCTACGACGAGCCGACGACGGGTGTTGACCCCATAACCGGCGGCGCCGTGGACCGCCTCATCAAGAAGATGCGCGACACCTTCGGCATCACCTCGATCGTGGTGACCCACGACATGCGCTCCGCCTACCGGCTGGCAGACCGCATCGCGATGCTCTACGAGGGAAAAATAATTTACGCGGGACCGCCTGACATCTTCAGATCAACCGACAATGCGCACGTGCGTCAATTCATCGAGGGGAAGGCCCATGGACCGATTCATGTGCTCTGACATGCATTCACACAGTGAATGGCGCCGTGTCAGCGATGACCACGCAACGATGAAGTCGAATTTTCTGAACCAACTCGCGCTTCAATCAATGCAAGGAACGACTTCGCGACGCGATCACCCATCAGCGAAAAATATTTTCTTCATCGACGACGATACTATCATCACAAACGCGCGCATCGGGGAATTAATGCGCGAAGAAGAGCGCGACGGAATTGAAATTAAAAACAAATTTAGTGCGCTTAAAAAACATTTTTTTCTAGACAAGAAAAAATTAATATAGTACAATGCACACAAGTTCAAAAAAAGAGAGAAAGTATAAATGAATTCGTACACGCACAGCATCGGAACATTCATCGGCAAAGGCGGTACGGAAATTTTTTTCCAGAACTGGAGCGTCGATAATCCCCGCGGCATCCTCATCATCGTTCACGGCGTCGGAGAGCATTCCGGCAGATACGGCAACATCATCAATGAACTCAAGGGCTCCAACGTATCGGTGTACGCCCTCGATCACCGCGGACACGGAAAATCAGGCGGAAAGACCGGCCACGTTGAATCCTTCATGGATTACGTGTACGATCTCAAGATATTCATCGATCTCATCAAGGAAGATATCAACGATAACCGGTTGATTCTTCTCGGTCACAGCATGGGCGGCGTCATCGCCGGCAAATACGCTCTCACCTATTCCGAAGACATAGACGCACTCATCCTCTCCTCGCCCGGGTTTGTGCCGGCAATAGAGGTTCCCGCGTGGAAAACGAGCCTGGCGGGCATATTATCGCGGTATCTTCCTTCTTTCACCATGGCGACAGGTCTTGATCCCAAGGGCCTCTCCCGCGATCCGGTCGTAGTCGACGAATATGAAAACGACCGCATGGTGCACGGACAGGTGTCCGCCCGCTGGTACACGGAGATGATCAAGACCGCGGAAGAATGCATGAACAGGGCGATGGAGATCCGCATGCCCCTTCTTGTTTTTCACGGCGATGCGGACAAGATCGTCGACTACCGCGGCAGCGAAACATTTTTCAACAACGCGTCATCGGTGAGCAAAGAGCTGCATATACTGAAAGGCTTTTACCACGAGACCATGAACGACTCTGAAAAAAAATTAATTTTACCGGTCGTGGTCAAGTGGATCGGAACCGTTGTCGGCAGGAAAAAAACATCAAAAGATGCTAAAAAAAGCAAGCCGGCGAAGCCGATAATTAAAACGGCAAAGAAATCTGTTGCAAAAGCAGCAAATATATCTTTAAAGAAGGGCTCCCCCACAAGGGGCGCTAAAAACCAATAAAAAAAAGGAGTAAAAAAAATCGTGGGAACAACAAAAAAAACCGCTAAAAAAACCGTGAAGAAAGCAGCAAAGAAGACTGCGAAAAAAGCAACCAAGAAGAAAAAATAAGTTGTTAAGACGGCGGGGCAAAAACCCCGCCATTTTTTATCCTTCCGTACGTTAAAACGATTCGTTCAGCAGTGTGATTCCGACGATCCCATCTCTCCATCATAAGCATTGAATCAAGAATGACAATGGAACAGCACTAAGGCATTGAAGTGTTTCCTGCTTCTGCATGCAAAGCCATCAACCGGTTTTTTATTCCGAGAATAATGATCGGAGCAGGAAACGCGAATCATTAAAGACAGGCACGCACGAGGGGAACGGGCACCTTGCAGTGCATCCAGAGGCAGCGACATGTTACCTCCGAACCGGGCCCGAAAAACCGGATCACCTGCCGGGGTGGAAAATTGTCCCGAACAGACGGAAGCGGGATTAATCCAGGAAAACCTCTATTTTATTATTGCCGCTTCGCATGGCCCGCTTCACGGCCAGCTCGGTCTTTTTTATCAGGGCGTCAAGGACCAGGTCGTTCAGGAGATTACTGTCAACGGAATTGTTTTTCGATATCTGAGTCGGATCAAGCTCCGCAATACCGATGGCGAGGTTGATCTGCAATTTCAAATCGTTTACATCGATCGGCTTTTTTGTAAAAGCCGACATGATCCGCTTGGCGACTTTCTCGGCGTTGCCCCTCCCCGATCCGGGAAGAAAAATCAGAAAATCGGAAACCGTGTAACGTCCCAGCTTGTCATAGGGCCTGCAGGACACCTTAATCCTTCTGCCGCTCTCCACCAGGACCTCATCCATGACCGAAATGCCGTGCAGATCGACCATTTCCTTAAAATTCGTAATGGTTGCCACCATCGCCGATATATACTTCGTCTCCCGCGCGGCCCGGCCCATCTCCTTGAGAACTTCATCCAGGAGCGAGCGGCGGTTAAACAGGCCGGTCACGGGGTCTTCCTTGACCAGGGTCAGCATTTTCTTCTTGCTGCGCATCAGCTCTTCCTCGATCTTGATGATCCGCTCGGCGATCTTCATGCGGGACAGCATCTCGTCCTTGCCAAACGGCTTGAACACATAATCATTGGCGCCGGCCTGAAGGAACTTTTCAATGCCCCCTTCACGCTCCCGCGCGGTGACCACCAGGATGAAGATGTATTTACTCGTCTTGATCTTGCGTATTCGACGGCACAGCGTGTCGATATCGAAATCGCCGGAAGCCCAGTTTATTATGACCGTTTGTACCGCGTTTTTTTGTATGTCCACGGGAACATCATCGATTTTATCCGAGACAAAGAGCTTGGGTTTGTACCCCTTCAAGGAACTGGTCACCGCGGATTTGAAGGACTGGTTGCTGTTTACCAATAACACATTCATAAGTTACTCCCCTTGGGGCGGAATCGTACGCGTTCAGGCGCCGAAGGCGGACGCGCATGGCGCGTGCCGCCGCAGTTTCAGGAGCGTCCCGAAACATACTTAATACTAGTATGCCAATATTAATTTGTCAATAACTAAATGGAGATCGCCGCCGCGACCCTTTGCGCCCGGGCCGGCCACGATGCACATCATGACTGTTAGTGTATCTCGATGCGTGAGG
Protein-coding regions in this window:
- a CDS encoding ankyrin repeat domain-containing protein → MIKNLLGIVICAFSLSIFAQENNAICIAIDNEDFKAFSRAVNRTNVNGYNDKGETPLTHLLQKKEYYRTINKYLVVLFKHGADPNLPNKNGTPPLHLAGYDHEICSYLLKKGADINIRDSHGQTMLYDLLVYTEVYGGWSKFFNDIDFFIKNGGNINSVDNYGISVLLSMLSRVMSYPASKKGGGGYLSHDFSQGIEYLAKKGANVNIVTKSGETALTISRKTNANQDQIDTLIKLGAVK
- a CDS encoding lysophospholipase → MNSYTHSIGTFIGKGGTEIFFQNWSVDNPRGILIIVHGVGEHSGRYGNIINELKGSNVSVYALDHRGHGKSGGKTGHVESFMDYVYDLKIFIDLIKEDINDNRLILLGHSMGGVIAGKYALTYSEDIDALILSSPGFVPAIEVPAWKTSLAGILSRYLPSFTMATGLDPKGLSRDPVVVDEYENDRMVHGQVSARWYTEMIKTAEECMNRAMEIRMPLLVFHGDADKIVDYRGSETFFNNASSVSKELHILKGFYHETMNDSEKKLILPVVVKWIGTVVGRKKTSKDAKKSKPAKPIIKTAKKSVAKAANISLKKGSPTRGAKNQ
- a CDS encoding diguanylate cyclase encodes the protein MNVLLVNSNQSFKSAVTSSLKGYKPKLFVSDKIDDVPVDIQKNAVQTVIINWASGDFDIDTLCRRIRKIKTSKYIFILVVTAREREGGIEKFLQAGANDYVFKPFGKDEMLSRMKIAERIIKIEEELMRSKKKMLTLVKEDPVTGLFNRRSLLDEVLKEMGRAARETKYISAMVATITNFKEMVDLHGISVMDEVLVESGRRIKVSCRPYDKLGRYTVSDFLIFLPGSGRGNAEKVAKRIMSAFTKKPIDVNDLKLQINLAIGIAELDPTQISKNNSVDSNLLNDLVLDALIKKTELAVKRAMRSGNNKIEVFLD
- a CDS encoding ATP-binding cassette domain-containing protein; this encodes MKEKIIIKDLRKSFGPKVVLDGLDLTVYDSEILCIIGISGVGKSVILKNLIGILDPDSGSIHVDGVEFTGADAETRHRILAKYGILFQGAALFDSLNIYDNVAFGLRRKKVPEETIEKTVTEMLENVGLRGVESKRVSELSGGMQKRAGLARSIALRPEIMLYDEPTTGVDPITGGAVDRLIKKMRDTFGITSIVVTHDMRSAYRLADRIAMLYEGKIIYAGPPDIFRSTDNAHVRQFIEGKAHGPIHVL